The region CAGTCATTCTGGAACGCCCGCAGCGCCGATTCCGTGCGCCGCCTAACACAGGACGCCATGCGCCGGCGCTGCGGTTACAATGCGGCTCCCACACTGCCGTGACCGCCATGCCCTATCTGATACTTGCCGTATTTGTCCTCGCTTACCTGCTGGCCAGCCTGCTGTGGCACGTGCCCGTGCTGGTGGCGGCCGTGTACGGCGCGATGAGCGTGACTTGCTTTGCCGTCTACGCCATCGACAAGCGGGCGGCCCGCACGCAGGCGTGGCGCACGCCGGAGAAAACCTTGTGGCTGCTGGGATTGCTGTGCGGCTGGCCGGGCGCCGTGCTGGCGCAGCAGTGGTTGCGCCACAAGACGAGCAAGACCTCGTTCCAGGTCGTGTTCTGGATCACGGTCGCGCTGAACATGGGGGGATTTGCCTGGCTATGCATGCGCTATGCGCAGCCAGGCGTCTAGCAGGCAGACTTGCCACACCGCACAAAACCGTAGCGAGCGGCATGGGCTGTGCTTGAGAAGCGCAGCTGTGCGGATGCACGGGGCCGCCGAGTCACTGAGCATCGCACGCCGCAAATCGCGACGCGCTGCAGTTTTGGCGGGTGCTCTTAAACGGGCGTCTTGAAGATCGGATCGACGATGAACTGCTGCGCCTTGATGCGCAAGGTGCGCTCTTCGTCCAGTTCGGCGCGCGTTTCACCCAGTTCCTCGCGTTCCGCTTCCAGCTCCAGGCGCACGGCCGCCAGTTCCGTTTCCACGCGCGTCAGGCTTTCCAGCTTCAGCTGGGCCTGGATCAGCTCGGCACGAGCCGCTTCGGCCGCCTCTTCCAGGCGCGGGATGCCTTCGAGCTTGAATTGCGCCTTGGCCAGGTCCATGCGCGCCTGCTCGGCCGCCTCTTCCAGGCGCGGCAAGCCCTCCAGCCGCAATTGCGCCTTGGCCAGGTCCGTGCGGGCCTGGTTGGCGACCTGGCGCTCGCGTTCGAGTTCCTCGCGCAGGGTTTCCAGTTCGCCCGCCTGCAAGTCCAGCACTTCCTGCTGGCGCTCGTTTTCGCTGGCCAGGTCCATCAATTCCTGTTGATTGTCGTTCATCTCGGCTTCATGCGCACTGTGGCTGGCGCTCAATTCCTGTCCTACATAATCGAGAATGGCTTGCTGCAGCACGGGAGACAGTTCGGCCGCCGCGGCGATCTGGCGCTGCGCACCGGCCTTGCGGCGCTGCAAGAGCTTGCTGATGGTGCCCAGGCAGGCGCCATTGCCCAACCGCTCGCGCAGCGCGCGCACCGTGATGGCCAGGCCTTCGGCCGCCATCGCCTCCATTGCCGCATTGATCTGTTCCGCGCTTGCTTTTGCCATGTCGTATTCTCGTGAATGTTGCCTGGGGCCATATTACTGGGACTATCTTGCCCAGGGGCATTATCTTATGCCAGCGGCGGCAAAGCGTAAAGTATTTCTCAATAGAAATTGCAATTGCACAACGGAAGCGTGTGCAAACATGCGGCCTGGTCGCCGTCAGTCTTCCAGCAAGCCATTTTCCGTGAGCATGTCCTGCACCAGTTCCAGGCGCAGCACGGGATTGTCCTGGCTGAGCAGCAGCTGCTTTTGCATGGCCGTCAGCGACAGCAGT is a window of Janthinobacterium sp. 1_2014MBL_MicDiv DNA encoding:
- a CDS encoding DUF1294 domain-containing protein, whose translation is MPYLILAVFVLAYLLASLLWHVPVLVAAVYGAMSVTCFAVYAIDKRAARTQAWRTPEKTLWLLGLLCGWPGAVLAQQWLRHKTSKTSFQVVFWITVALNMGGFAWLCMRYAQPGV
- a CDS encoding DNA-binding protein — its product is MAKASAEQINAAMEAMAAEGLAITVRALRERLGNGACLGTISKLLQRRKAGAQRQIAAAAELSPVLQQAILDYVGQELSASHSAHEAEMNDNQQELMDLASENERQQEVLDLQAGELETLREELERERQVANQARTDLAKAQLRLEGLPRLEEAAEQARMDLAKAQFKLEGIPRLEEAAEAARAELIQAQLKLESLTRVETELAAVRLELEAEREELGETRAELDEERTLRIKAQQFIVDPIFKTPV